One segment of Methylotenera versatilis 79 DNA contains the following:
- the nuoE gene encoding NADH-quinone oxidoreductase subunit NuoE, whose product MLSKESIEKIDYELTKYPADRRQAAVMSALRIVQTERGWLSKESITEISEYLRIPEIAAMEVATFYNMYDLEPVGKYKISICTNISCMLRDSDAIVTHLQNKLGVGFNEVTSDGKFCLKEGECMGACGGAPLLIVNNHTMHEFLTVDKVDAILEELK is encoded by the coding sequence ATGTTAAGTAAAGAATCCATCGAAAAAATTGATTACGAACTCACTAAATATCCGGCTGATAGACGTCAGGCGGCGGTAATGAGTGCGTTGCGTATTGTGCAAACGGAACGTGGTTGGTTATCAAAAGAAAGCATCACTGAAATCTCAGAATACTTGCGTATTCCTGAAATCGCTGCGATGGAAGTCGCGACTTTTTATAATATGTACGATTTAGAGCCAGTTGGAAAATACAAAATCAGTATTTGCACCAATATCTCATGTATGTTGCGTGATTCTGATGCCATTGTGACGCACCTGCAAAATAAACTCGGTGTTGGTTTTAACGAAGTGACCTCAGATGGAAAATTCTGTTTAAAAGAAGGTGAGTGCATGGGCGCTTGCGGCGGTGCGCCGTTATTGATTGTGAATAATCATACGATGCATGAGTTTTTAACTGTGGATAAAGTAGACGCTATTTTAGAGGAGCTAAAATAG
- a CDS encoding NADH-quinone oxidoreductase subunit D: MAEIRNYTMNFGPQHPAAHGVLRLVLELDGEVIQRADPHIGLLHRATEKLAENRTYLQSIPYMDRLDYVSMMSNEHAYVMTIEKMLGLAVPIRAQYIRVMFDEITRVLNHLLWLGAHALDVGAMTVFLYAFREREDLFDCYEAVSGARMHAAYYRPGGVYRDLPNQMPQHETTKFRSAKEINKLNENRQGSFLDFIEDFTNRFPNYIDEYETLLTDNRIWKQRTVGIGVVSPERALALGFTGPMLRGSGIEWDLRKKQPYEVYADLDFDIPVGVNGDCYDRYLVRMEEFRQSNNIIKQCINWLRVNPGPVITTDNKVAPPDREGMKTNMEDMIHHFKLFTEGFHVPAGEAYAAVEHPKGEFGIYMISDGANKPYRLKIRAPGYPHLAALDEMTKGHMIADLVAIIGTQDIVFGEIDR; the protein is encoded by the coding sequence ATGGCTGAGATTAGAAACTACACCATGAATTTTGGCCCGCAACATCCTGCGGCACATGGCGTTTTGCGTTTGGTGTTAGAGTTGGATGGCGAAGTGATTCAACGCGCCGATCCGCACATTGGCTTATTGCATCGCGCGACTGAAAAGTTGGCGGAAAATCGTACTTATCTGCAGTCAATTCCTTACATGGATAGGCTAGATTATGTATCCATGATGTCGAATGAGCATGCCTATGTGATGACGATTGAAAAGATGCTTGGCTTAGCCGTGCCGATTCGTGCGCAATATATCCGTGTGATGTTCGATGAGATTACCCGCGTTTTAAATCACTTGTTGTGGTTAGGTGCGCACGCGCTAGACGTTGGCGCGATGACGGTATTTCTGTATGCGTTCAGAGAGCGTGAAGATTTATTTGATTGTTATGAAGCCGTTTCTGGCGCGCGTATGCATGCGGCTTATTACCGTCCGGGCGGTGTGTATCGTGATTTGCCGAATCAAATGCCACAGCATGAAACCACTAAATTCCGTAGTGCAAAAGAAATCAATAAGCTCAATGAAAACCGCCAAGGTTCATTTTTAGATTTTATTGAAGACTTTACTAATCGCTTTCCTAACTATATTGATGAATATGAAACCTTATTAACCGATAATCGCATTTGGAAACAACGTACGGTCGGCATCGGTGTGGTTTCGCCTGAACGTGCTTTAGCACTCGGCTTTACTGGTCCAATGTTACGCGGCTCTGGTATTGAATGGGATCTGCGTAAAAAGCAACCGTATGAAGTGTATGCAGATTTAGATTTCGATATCCCTGTGGGTGTTAATGGTGATTGTTATGATCGCTATTTGGTGCGCATGGAGGAGTTCAGGCAATCCAATAATATTATCAAGCAATGTATTAACTGGTTACGCGTAAATCCTGGCCCTGTGATTACCACTGATAATAAAGTGGCGCCGCCAGATCGTGAAGGCATGAAAACCAATATGGAAGACATGATTCACCATTTCAAATTGTTTACTGAGGGTTTCCATGTACCAGCGGGTGAAGCGTATGCGGCAGTGGAACATCCAAAAGGTGAATTTGGTATTTACATGATTTCTGATGGCGCGAATAAGCCTTATCGTTTGAAGATTCGCGCACCCGGTTATCCACATCTTGCGGCATTAGATGAAATGACTAAAGGACATATGATTGCTGACCTAGTCGCAATAATTGGAACGCAAGATATTGTATTTGGAGAGATCGACAGATAA
- a CDS encoding NADH-quinone oxidoreductase subunit C, producing the protein MSAKLDQLSAQLKLALSGQISQLTVAFDEITIECKVENYLTICTRLRDHGELKFEQLIDLCGVDYSQYAIEEYTDVQWAGRRYAVVLHLLSVSLNQRVRLRVYAEDDDFPVLPTLVDVWPAANWFEREAFDLYGLMFENHPDLRRLLTDYGFVGHPFRKDFPMIGNVEMRYDPEQQRVIYQPVSIELRNNVPRIIRDEGVHN; encoded by the coding sequence ATGTCTGCCAAACTCGATCAATTATCTGCTCAACTCAAACTTGCTTTAAGCGGACAAATATCGCAATTAACTGTTGCTTTCGATGAAATTACCATCGAATGTAAAGTGGAAAACTATCTGACGATTTGCACTAGATTACGTGATCATGGCGAGCTTAAATTTGAGCAATTAATTGATTTGTGCGGTGTAGATTATAGCCAATATGCAATAGAAGAATATACCGATGTGCAATGGGCAGGCAGGCGCTATGCGGTTGTGTTGCATTTATTGTCAGTTAGTTTGAATCAACGTGTGCGTTTGCGCGTTTATGCGGAAGACGATGACTTTCCTGTTTTACCAACGCTGGTAGATGTATGGCCGGCGGCCAATTGGTTTGAGCGTGAAGCGTTTGATTTGTATGGGTTAATGTTCGAAAATCATCCAGATTTACGCAGACTTTTAACCGACTATGGTTTTGTGGGCCATCCATTCCGTAAAGATTTCCCCATGATTGGCAATGTAGAAATGCGTTACGATCCAGAGCAGCAGCGTGTTATTTATCAGCCCGTTTCAATTGAATTGCGCAATAACGTGCCGCGCATTATCCGTGATGAAGGGGTGCATAATTAA
- a CDS encoding NuoB/complex I 20 kDa subunit family protein, translated as MSLEGVLEKGFVTTTLDTVINYTRTGSLWPMTFGLACCAVEMMHAGASRYDLDRFGIVFRPSPRQSDVMIVAGTLVNKMAPALRKVYDQMAEPRWVISMGSCANGGGYYHYSYAVVRGCDRIVPVDVYVPGCPPTAEALLYGIIQLQKKIRRTNTIAR; from the coding sequence ATGAGCTTAGAAGGCGTTCTAGAAAAAGGTTTTGTCACCACCACGTTAGATACGGTGATTAACTACACGCGCACAGGTTCACTATGGCCAATGACATTTGGTTTGGCGTGTTGCGCAGTTGAGATGATGCACGCTGGCGCTTCTCGCTACGATTTGGACCGTTTTGGTATCGTCTTTCGCCCAAGTCCAAGGCAGTCGGATGTGATGATTGTTGCTGGCACTTTGGTGAATAAAATGGCGCCCGCGTTGCGCAAAGTGTATGACCAAATGGCAGAGCCGCGTTGGGTAATCTCAATGGGTTCGTGTGCAAATGGTGGTGGTTATTATCATTATTCTTATGCCGTTGTAAGAGGTTGTGATCGTATCGTGCCGGTTGATGTTTATGTGCCAGGGTGCCCACCAACTGCTGAAGCTTTGCTCTACGGCATTATTCAGTTACAGAAAAAAATCAGACGTACCAACACTATCGCTCGGTAA
- a CDS encoding NADH-quinone oxidoreductase subunit A, giving the protein MLENYFPILLFILVGLAVGLGPLIIGQIVSPSRPDSEKNSPYECGFEAFEDARMKFDVRYYLVAILFILFDLEIAFLFPWAVVLQEIGLAGFLAMMLFLFVLVVGFVYEWMKGALEWD; this is encoded by the coding sequence GTGCTGGAAAACTACTTTCCAATCTTGTTGTTTATCTTAGTGGGCCTTGCTGTTGGTCTTGGGCCACTTATCATTGGTCAAATCGTTTCCCCTAGTAGGCCTGATAGCGAGAAAAACTCGCCTTATGAGTGCGGGTTTGAAGCATTTGAAGATGCGCGTATGAAGTTTGATGTGCGCTATTATCTTGTCGCCATTCTGTTTATCCTATTCGATTTAGAAATTGCGTTCTTATTCCCGTGGGCAGTTGTGCTGCAAGAAATTGGCTTGGCTGGTTTTCTTGCCATGATGCTATTTTTGTTTGTGCTAGTCGTTGGCTTTGTGTACGAATGGATGAAAGGTGCATTGGAATGGGATTGA
- a CDS encoding ParA family protein, with the protein MVNILIANPKGGSGKTTLSTNLAGYFARRNEIVTLRDLDRQQSATRWIERRPGELPLIHSKNLKSKSQPIDSDWIITDSPAGLREEKLSDAVKQADCVIVPIQPSAFDIGATSNFLDILIEEKAIRKNKTFVALVGVRVNSRTLSAISLAEFMAKADFEVLTYLRNAQAYVTAAEQGLSLFDMRNSVVEQDLIQWNPLLDWVKNISANDK; encoded by the coding sequence ATGGTTAATATCCTAATTGCAAACCCTAAAGGCGGTAGTGGTAAAACGACGCTATCGACTAATCTTGCAGGATATTTTGCTAGACGCAATGAAATCGTCACCCTGCGTGATTTAGACCGCCAGCAATCGGCAACAAGATGGATAGAACGCCGACCTGGCGAACTACCTCTAATCCACTCTAAAAATCTAAAAAGCAAATCTCAACCAATTGATTCCGACTGGATTATTACCGATTCACCTGCTGGTTTGCGCGAAGAAAAACTATCCGATGCCGTTAAGCAAGCTGATTGTGTGATTGTGCCAATCCAACCCTCCGCTTTTGATATCGGCGCCACCAGTAATTTTTTAGATATTTTAATTGAGGAAAAAGCTATTCGTAAGAATAAAACTTTTGTAGCATTGGTTGGAGTGCGCGTGAATAGCCGGACATTATCTGCTATTTCACTGGCTGAATTTATGGCTAAAGCTGACTTTGAAGTACTGACCTATCTTCGTAATGCCCAAGCCTATGTCACCGCTGCGGAACAAGGATTAAGCTTGTTTGATATGCGGAATTCAGTGGTTGAGCAAGACCTAATTCAGTGGAACCCATTGCTTGATTGGGTAAAGAATATATCGGCAAATGATAAATAG
- the secG gene encoding preprotein translocase subunit SecG, with product MENLITVIHVLAAAGVIGLVLLQHGKGADMGAAFGSGASGSLFGVSGSSNILSKLTAVCVVIFFCTSLTLAYLASHRAAGGSSVIKVPAQSSSTNTNTAKPDATKSPESTPNASDSSTGNAASGNTAKDVPN from the coding sequence ATGGAAAATTTAATTACAGTAATTCATGTATTAGCAGCAGCGGGTGTTATCGGCTTGGTGTTATTACAGCACGGTAAAGGTGCCGATATGGGTGCAGCATTTGGTAGTGGCGCATCTGGCAGTTTGTTTGGCGTAAGTGGATCATCGAATATCTTAAGTAAATTAACTGCGGTTTGCGTAGTAATTTTCTTCTGTACTAGTTTGACGCTTGCTTACTTGGCAAGTCATCGTGCAGCAGGCGGTAGCAGTGTGATTAAAGTGCCCGCACAATCATCTAGCACTAATACGAACACAGCAAAACCTGATGCAACAAAATCACCAGAATCAACCCCAAATGCTAGTGACTCAAGCACTGGTAATGCAGCCTCAGGCAACACTGCTAAGGATGTGCCAAATTAA
- the tpiA gene encoding triose-phosphate isomerase — MSQFAPKNLAKNPIVPKKIVVANWKMHGNLEQNQTLLADYVASLSHLKQSKVVVCAPYPYLAQLQSLLQDTNIAWGAQNIAKNEEGAFTGEVSAAMLKDFGCEYVIIGHSERATAYCESDENIAQKFLQAKQYGLTPILCVGETLIEREAGVMELVVGKQLDTIIQLHSAAIFADSIISYEPIWAIGTGLAASPAQAKAMHKFIHQKIENLDKDAANRLKILYGGSVNPQNAVQLFAVPNIDGGLIGKCSLESQAFEKICMAAELAT; from the coding sequence ATGAGCCAATTCGCACCAAAAAATCTCGCCAAAAATCCAATAGTCCCTAAAAAAATTGTAGTTGCTAATTGGAAAATGCACGGCAATCTTGAGCAGAATCAAACGCTGCTAGCAGATTATGTCGCATCACTTTCTCATTTAAAGCAGTCAAAAGTAGTGGTTTGTGCACCTTATCCTTATCTCGCACAACTGCAAAGTTTGTTACAAGACACTAATATTGCTTGGGGCGCGCAAAATATTGCCAAAAATGAAGAGGGTGCATTTACCGGTGAAGTAAGTGCCGCGATGCTAAAAGACTTCGGTTGCGAATATGTGATAATTGGCCACTCAGAACGCGCAACCGCTTATTGCGAATCAGATGAAAACATTGCGCAAAAATTTTTACAAGCGAAACAATATGGGTTAACGCCGATTTTGTGCGTGGGGGAAACCTTAATTGAACGTGAAGCAGGCGTGATGGAGTTGGTTGTTGGTAAGCAGCTTGATACGATTATTCAATTGCACAGCGCCGCTATTTTTGCCGATAGTATTATTTCGTATGAGCCTATTTGGGCAATCGGTACTGGCTTAGCGGCTTCACCAGCACAAGCAAAAGCCATGCATAAGTTCATTCATCAAAAGATTGAAAATCTAGATAAAGATGCTGCAAACCGCTTAAAAATCCTATATGGAGGAAGCGTAAATCCGCAAAATGCGGTACAATTATTCGCTGTGCCGAATATTGATGGTGGGCTAATTGGTAAATGCTCACTTGAGTCGCAAGCGTTTGAAAAAATATGCATGGCGGCAGAATTGGCAACTTAA